Proteins encoded within one genomic window of Bos indicus x Bos taurus breed Angus x Brahman F1 hybrid chromosome 18, Bos_hybrid_MaternalHap_v2.0, whole genome shotgun sequence:
- the EXOC3L1 gene encoding exocyst complex component 3-like protein isoform X5 encodes MDSAARDKTQPALPTGSSCPGLEWPEQERAEQLARGAALKWASGIFYRPEQLARLGQYRNREVQRTCSLEARIKSVVQSYLEGVKTGVWQLAQALEAVQGAREALGQARGLLRDMAEAAQTLEPLREQVVEHKQLQALSQLLPRLRAVPAAVAHTQTLIDAQRLLEAYVSLRELEQLQEETCVPLGGLELPVFEGLGPLAEALGQAVEAAAGAAGQLARENPALLVAAVRVAEVDAGCTTSLEQAPRDWRQRCLRALQQGLERVHFGTSLQPGPGELAKWLEALRVALPAELAMAEALVAPCCPPHYKVVQLWAHTLHGGLRRCLQQLLEGPELEEADTFTLLHWVLHVYQGPEMMGSLELGPEADVSDLEPLLTLENIEQLEATFVAKVQAKVAQWLQKALDGEVVEWGREQEPDTDLSGFYHSPLPAIVLQLHRCSDPILPRPSQGGSSGPSLRALPTGHPQPPVSTQPKWVVPGVLAPVEAELDKLQKRICRLVLEALLAELQPLFAALPSRRWLSSPELLDDVCKRTARFCQNFQHVRNPAVQLLLVEAERTVVLQYLSALMQGRLVCRGADERTQAAERMQHDAAQLQELFLGLGLEESVQCVPVLLALKELLNLRDPTLLGLEVAGLRQQFPDVRCEDGPGREETQERLGGANAPVTPQRGSRLRPPGPARRRVPRAAPGRTQLSAGRPAALAPGWSPSTFQPRANTCTLAGLLLPLRVLCLTPDCPQNKVTSPYA; translated from the exons atggACTCGGCAGCCAGGGACAAAACGCAACCCGCACTCCCCACTG GCTCTTCCTGCCCAGGGCTGGAGTGGCCGGAGCAGGAAAGGGCGGAGCAGCTGGCCCGGGGTGCAGCACTCAAGTGGGCCTCGGGCATCTTCTACCGGCCAGAGCAGCTGGCCAGGCTGGGTCAGTACCGGAACCGTGAGGTGCAGCGGACCTGTTCTCTGGAAGCGCGCATCAAG TCGGTGGTGCAGTCATACCTGGAGGGTGTGAAGACCGGGGTGTGGCAGCTGGCCCAGGCCCTTGAGGCCGTACAGGGAGCCCGTGAGGCCCTGGGCCAGGCCCGTGGGCTGCTCCGGGATATGGCTGAGGCTGCACAGACCCTAGAACCCCTGCGGGAGCAGGTTGTGGAACACAAACAACTGCAGGCCCTGTCTCAGCTGTTGCCCCGGCTGCGAGCTG TGCCAGCTGCAGTGGCCCACACACAGACCCTGATTGATGCCCAGCGGCTCTTGGAGGCCTATGTGAGCCTTCGGGAACTGGAGCAGCTGCAAGAGGAGACGTGCGTACCTCTTGGGGGCCTGGAGTTGCCAGTCTTTGAGGGGCTGGGCCCTCTGGCTGAGGCTCTGGGCCAGGCTGTGGAAGCGGCCGCAGGGGCTGCAGGGCAGCTGGCCCGGGAGAACCCAGCCTTGCTGGTGGCTGCTGTGCGTGTGGCCGAGGTGGATGCTGGGTGCACCACCTCCCTGGAGCAGGCTCCACGGGACTGGCGGCAGCGCTGTCTGCGTGCACTACAGCAGGGCTTGGAGCGGGTCCACTTCGGGACATCTCTGCAGCCTGGGCCTGGGGAACTAGCAAAGTGGCTGGAGGCTCTGCGGGTGGCTCTGCCAGCTGAGTTGGCCATGGCTGAGGCTCTGGTAGCACCCTGCTGCCCACCACACTACAAAGTTGTCCAGTTGTGGGCCCACACCCTGCATGGAGGCCTGCGGCGCTGCCTGCAGCAACTCCTGGAAGGGCCTGAGTTGGAAGAAGCCGACACCTTCACCCTGCTGCACTGGGTGCTGCATGTGTACCAGGG GCCAGAAATGATGGGGAGCCTGGAGTTGGGGCCTGAGGCTGACGTGTCTGATCTGGAGCCTCTCCTGACCCTGGAAAACATTGAGCAGCTGGAGGCAACATTTGTGGCCAAAGTCCAG GCAAAGGTGGCCCAGTGGCTGCAGAAGGCACTGGATGGGGAGGTAGTCGAGTGGGGCCGAGAGCAGGAACCCGACACAGACCTGTCTGGCTTCTACCACTCGCCATTGCCAGCCATCGTGCTGCAG CTTCACCGATGCTCTGATCCAATTCTCCCGAGACCATCTCAGGGGGGAAGCAGTGGTCCCTCATTACGTGCCCTACCTACTGGCCACCCTCAACCACCAGTTAGCACTCAG CCCAAATGGGTGGTTCCCGGAGTCTTGGCTCCGGTGGAGGCAGAGCTGGACAAGTTGCAGAAGAGGATCTGTCGCCTGGTGTTGGAGGCGCTGCTGGCGGAGCTACAG CCCCTATTCGCGGCTCTGCCCTCGCGTCGCTGGCTCTCAAGCCCAGAGCTGCTGGATGACGTGTGCAAGCGGACGGCGCGATTCTGCCAGAACTTTCAGCACGTGCGGAATCCCGCGGTCCAG CTGTTGCTGGTCGAGGCGGAGCGTACGGTGGTGCTGCAGTACTTAAGTGCGCTGATGCAAGGCCGCCTAGTCTGCCGCGGTGCTGACGAGAGGACCCAGGCGGCCGAGCGCATGCAGCACGATGCGGCCCAGCTTCAGGAGCTTTTCCTCGGTTTG GGCCTGGAGGAGAGCGTTCAGTGTGTGCCAGTGCTGCTTGCATTGAAGGAGCTGCTGAACCTCCGCGACCCCACGCTACTTGGCCTCGAGGTGGCAGGCTTGCGGCAACAGTTTCCCGACGTGAGGTGCGAAGACGGGCCGGGAAGGGAGGAGACCCAGGAGCGGCTGGGCGGGGCTAACGCACCCGTCACTCCACAGCGAGGATCACGTCTCCGCCCTCCTGGACCTGCGCGGAGACGTGTCCCGAGAGCAGCGCCTGGCCGCACTCAGCTCTCTGCGGGCCGGCCCGCAGCCCTCGCCCCAGGCTGGTCGCCGAGCACTTTTCAGCCTCGTGCCAACACCTGCACCCTCGCTGGCCTCCTGCTTCCCCTCAGGGTCCTGTGCCTGACCCCTGACTGCCCGCAGAATAAAGTCACGTCCCCGTACGCCTGA
- the EXOC3L1 gene encoding exocyst complex component 3-like protein isoform X1, translating into MDSAARDKTQPALPTGSSCPGLEWPEQERAEQLARGAALKWASGIFYRPEQLARLGQYRNREVQRTCSLEARIKSVVQSYLEGVKTGVWQLAQALEAVQGAREALGQARGLLRDMAEAAQTLEPLREQVVEHKQLQALSQLLPRLRAVPAAVAHTQTLIDAQRLLEAYVSLRELEQLQEETCVPLGGLELPVFEGLGPLAEALGQAVEAAAGAAGQLARENPALLVAAVRVAEVDAGCTTSLEQAPRDWRQRCLRALQQGLERVHFGTSLQPGPGELAKWLEALRVALPAELAMAEALVAPCCPPHYKVVQLWAHTLHGGLRRCLQQLLEGPELEEADTFTLLHWVLHVYQGPEMMGSLELGPEADVSDLEPLLTLENIEQLEATFVAKVQAKVAQWLQKALDGEVVEWGREQEPDTDLSGFYHSPLPAIVLQILEENIRVTRIVSVSLEQRVHGMALSELSAFLRSFTDALIQFSRDHLRGEAVVPHYVPYLLATLNHQLALSSSVSVLQPKWVVPGVLAPVEAELDKLQKRICRLVLEALLAELQPLFAALPSRRWLSSPELLDDVCKRTARFCQNFQHVRNPAVQLLLVEAERTVVLQYLSALMQGRLVCRGADERTQAAERMQHDAAQLQELFLGLGLEESVQCVPVLLALKELLNLRDPTLLGLEVAGLRQQFPDVRCEDGPGREETQERLGGANAPVTPQRGSRLRPPGPARRRVPRAAPGRTQLSAGRPAALAPGWSPSTFQPRANTCTLAGLLLPLRVLCLTPDCPQNKVTSPYA; encoded by the exons atggACTCGGCAGCCAGGGACAAAACGCAACCCGCACTCCCCACTG GCTCTTCCTGCCCAGGGCTGGAGTGGCCGGAGCAGGAAAGGGCGGAGCAGCTGGCCCGGGGTGCAGCACTCAAGTGGGCCTCGGGCATCTTCTACCGGCCAGAGCAGCTGGCCAGGCTGGGTCAGTACCGGAACCGTGAGGTGCAGCGGACCTGTTCTCTGGAAGCGCGCATCAAG TCGGTGGTGCAGTCATACCTGGAGGGTGTGAAGACCGGGGTGTGGCAGCTGGCCCAGGCCCTTGAGGCCGTACAGGGAGCCCGTGAGGCCCTGGGCCAGGCCCGTGGGCTGCTCCGGGATATGGCTGAGGCTGCACAGACCCTAGAACCCCTGCGGGAGCAGGTTGTGGAACACAAACAACTGCAGGCCCTGTCTCAGCTGTTGCCCCGGCTGCGAGCTG TGCCAGCTGCAGTGGCCCACACACAGACCCTGATTGATGCCCAGCGGCTCTTGGAGGCCTATGTGAGCCTTCGGGAACTGGAGCAGCTGCAAGAGGAGACGTGCGTACCTCTTGGGGGCCTGGAGTTGCCAGTCTTTGAGGGGCTGGGCCCTCTGGCTGAGGCTCTGGGCCAGGCTGTGGAAGCGGCCGCAGGGGCTGCAGGGCAGCTGGCCCGGGAGAACCCAGCCTTGCTGGTGGCTGCTGTGCGTGTGGCCGAGGTGGATGCTGGGTGCACCACCTCCCTGGAGCAGGCTCCACGGGACTGGCGGCAGCGCTGTCTGCGTGCACTACAGCAGGGCTTGGAGCGGGTCCACTTCGGGACATCTCTGCAGCCTGGGCCTGGGGAACTAGCAAAGTGGCTGGAGGCTCTGCGGGTGGCTCTGCCAGCTGAGTTGGCCATGGCTGAGGCTCTGGTAGCACCCTGCTGCCCACCACACTACAAAGTTGTCCAGTTGTGGGCCCACACCCTGCATGGAGGCCTGCGGCGCTGCCTGCAGCAACTCCTGGAAGGGCCTGAGTTGGAAGAAGCCGACACCTTCACCCTGCTGCACTGGGTGCTGCATGTGTACCAGGG GCCAGAAATGATGGGGAGCCTGGAGTTGGGGCCTGAGGCTGACGTGTCTGATCTGGAGCCTCTCCTGACCCTGGAAAACATTGAGCAGCTGGAGGCAACATTTGTGGCCAAAGTCCAG GCAAAGGTGGCCCAGTGGCTGCAGAAGGCACTGGATGGGGAGGTAGTCGAGTGGGGCCGAGAGCAGGAACCCGACACAGACCTGTCTGGCTTCTACCACTCGCCATTGCCAGCCATCGTGCTGCAG ATCCTGGAAGAGAACATTCGTGTGACCAGAATAGTCAGTGTGTCACTGGAGCAGCGGGTGCATGGCATGGCACTATCAGAACTGAGTGCCTTCCTGAGGAG CTTCACCGATGCTCTGATCCAATTCTCCCGAGACCATCTCAGGGGGGAAGCAGTGGTCCCTCATTACGTGCCCTACCTACTGGCCACCCTCAACCACCAGTTAGCACTCAG CTCCTCCGTATCCGTCCTGCAGCCCAAATGGGTGGTTCCCGGAGTCTTGGCTCCGGTGGAGGCAGAGCTGGACAAGTTGCAGAAGAGGATCTGTCGCCTGGTGTTGGAGGCGCTGCTGGCGGAGCTACAG CCCCTATTCGCGGCTCTGCCCTCGCGTCGCTGGCTCTCAAGCCCAGAGCTGCTGGATGACGTGTGCAAGCGGACGGCGCGATTCTGCCAGAACTTTCAGCACGTGCGGAATCCCGCGGTCCAG CTGTTGCTGGTCGAGGCGGAGCGTACGGTGGTGCTGCAGTACTTAAGTGCGCTGATGCAAGGCCGCCTAGTCTGCCGCGGTGCTGACGAGAGGACCCAGGCGGCCGAGCGCATGCAGCACGATGCGGCCCAGCTTCAGGAGCTTTTCCTCGGTTTG GGCCTGGAGGAGAGCGTTCAGTGTGTGCCAGTGCTGCTTGCATTGAAGGAGCTGCTGAACCTCCGCGACCCCACGCTACTTGGCCTCGAGGTGGCAGGCTTGCGGCAACAGTTTCCCGACGTGAGGTGCGAAGACGGGCCGGGAAGGGAGGAGACCCAGGAGCGGCTGGGCGGGGCTAACGCACCCGTCACTCCACAGCGAGGATCACGTCTCCGCCCTCCTGGACCTGCGCGGAGACGTGTCCCGAGAGCAGCGCCTGGCCGCACTCAGCTCTCTGCGGGCCGGCCCGCAGCCCTCGCCCCAGGCTGGTCGCCGAGCACTTTTCAGCCTCGTGCCAACACCTGCACCCTCGCTGGCCTCCTGCTTCCCCTCAGGGTCCTGTGCCTGACCCCTGACTGCCCGCAGAATAAAGTCACGTCCCCGTACGCCTGA
- the EXOC3L1 gene encoding exocyst complex component 3-like protein isoform X2, giving the protein MDSAARDKTQPALPTGLEWPEQERAEQLARGAALKWASGIFYRPEQLARLGQYRNREVQRTCSLEARIKSVVQSYLEGVKTGVWQLAQALEAVQGAREALGQARGLLRDMAEAAQTLEPLREQVVEHKQLQALSQLLPRLRAVPAAVAHTQTLIDAQRLLEAYVSLRELEQLQEETCVPLGGLELPVFEGLGPLAEALGQAVEAAAGAAGQLARENPALLVAAVRVAEVDAGCTTSLEQAPRDWRQRCLRALQQGLERVHFGTSLQPGPGELAKWLEALRVALPAELAMAEALVAPCCPPHYKVVQLWAHTLHGGLRRCLQQLLEGPELEEADTFTLLHWVLHVYQGPEMMGSLELGPEADVSDLEPLLTLENIEQLEATFVAKVQAKVAQWLQKALDGEVVEWGREQEPDTDLSGFYHSPLPAIVLQILEENIRVTRIVSVSLEQRVHGMALSELSAFLRSFTDALIQFSRDHLRGEAVVPHYVPYLLATLNHQLALSSSVSVLQPKWVVPGVLAPVEAELDKLQKRICRLVLEALLAELQPLFAALPSRRWLSSPELLDDVCKRTARFCQNFQHVRNPAVQLLLVEAERTVVLQYLSALMQGRLVCRGADERTQAAERMQHDAAQLQELFLGLGLEESVQCVPVLLALKELLNLRDPTLLGLEVAGLRQQFPDVRCEDGPGREETQERLGGANAPVTPQRGSRLRPPGPARRRVPRAAPGRTQLSAGRPAALAPGWSPSTFQPRANTCTLAGLLLPLRVLCLTPDCPQNKVTSPYA; this is encoded by the exons atggACTCGGCAGCCAGGGACAAAACGCAACCCGCACTCCCCACTG GGCTGGAGTGGCCGGAGCAGGAAAGGGCGGAGCAGCTGGCCCGGGGTGCAGCACTCAAGTGGGCCTCGGGCATCTTCTACCGGCCAGAGCAGCTGGCCAGGCTGGGTCAGTACCGGAACCGTGAGGTGCAGCGGACCTGTTCTCTGGAAGCGCGCATCAAG TCGGTGGTGCAGTCATACCTGGAGGGTGTGAAGACCGGGGTGTGGCAGCTGGCCCAGGCCCTTGAGGCCGTACAGGGAGCCCGTGAGGCCCTGGGCCAGGCCCGTGGGCTGCTCCGGGATATGGCTGAGGCTGCACAGACCCTAGAACCCCTGCGGGAGCAGGTTGTGGAACACAAACAACTGCAGGCCCTGTCTCAGCTGTTGCCCCGGCTGCGAGCTG TGCCAGCTGCAGTGGCCCACACACAGACCCTGATTGATGCCCAGCGGCTCTTGGAGGCCTATGTGAGCCTTCGGGAACTGGAGCAGCTGCAAGAGGAGACGTGCGTACCTCTTGGGGGCCTGGAGTTGCCAGTCTTTGAGGGGCTGGGCCCTCTGGCTGAGGCTCTGGGCCAGGCTGTGGAAGCGGCCGCAGGGGCTGCAGGGCAGCTGGCCCGGGAGAACCCAGCCTTGCTGGTGGCTGCTGTGCGTGTGGCCGAGGTGGATGCTGGGTGCACCACCTCCCTGGAGCAGGCTCCACGGGACTGGCGGCAGCGCTGTCTGCGTGCACTACAGCAGGGCTTGGAGCGGGTCCACTTCGGGACATCTCTGCAGCCTGGGCCTGGGGAACTAGCAAAGTGGCTGGAGGCTCTGCGGGTGGCTCTGCCAGCTGAGTTGGCCATGGCTGAGGCTCTGGTAGCACCCTGCTGCCCACCACACTACAAAGTTGTCCAGTTGTGGGCCCACACCCTGCATGGAGGCCTGCGGCGCTGCCTGCAGCAACTCCTGGAAGGGCCTGAGTTGGAAGAAGCCGACACCTTCACCCTGCTGCACTGGGTGCTGCATGTGTACCAGGG GCCAGAAATGATGGGGAGCCTGGAGTTGGGGCCTGAGGCTGACGTGTCTGATCTGGAGCCTCTCCTGACCCTGGAAAACATTGAGCAGCTGGAGGCAACATTTGTGGCCAAAGTCCAG GCAAAGGTGGCCCAGTGGCTGCAGAAGGCACTGGATGGGGAGGTAGTCGAGTGGGGCCGAGAGCAGGAACCCGACACAGACCTGTCTGGCTTCTACCACTCGCCATTGCCAGCCATCGTGCTGCAG ATCCTGGAAGAGAACATTCGTGTGACCAGAATAGTCAGTGTGTCACTGGAGCAGCGGGTGCATGGCATGGCACTATCAGAACTGAGTGCCTTCCTGAGGAG CTTCACCGATGCTCTGATCCAATTCTCCCGAGACCATCTCAGGGGGGAAGCAGTGGTCCCTCATTACGTGCCCTACCTACTGGCCACCCTCAACCACCAGTTAGCACTCAG CTCCTCCGTATCCGTCCTGCAGCCCAAATGGGTGGTTCCCGGAGTCTTGGCTCCGGTGGAGGCAGAGCTGGACAAGTTGCAGAAGAGGATCTGTCGCCTGGTGTTGGAGGCGCTGCTGGCGGAGCTACAG CCCCTATTCGCGGCTCTGCCCTCGCGTCGCTGGCTCTCAAGCCCAGAGCTGCTGGATGACGTGTGCAAGCGGACGGCGCGATTCTGCCAGAACTTTCAGCACGTGCGGAATCCCGCGGTCCAG CTGTTGCTGGTCGAGGCGGAGCGTACGGTGGTGCTGCAGTACTTAAGTGCGCTGATGCAAGGCCGCCTAGTCTGCCGCGGTGCTGACGAGAGGACCCAGGCGGCCGAGCGCATGCAGCACGATGCGGCCCAGCTTCAGGAGCTTTTCCTCGGTTTG GGCCTGGAGGAGAGCGTTCAGTGTGTGCCAGTGCTGCTTGCATTGAAGGAGCTGCTGAACCTCCGCGACCCCACGCTACTTGGCCTCGAGGTGGCAGGCTTGCGGCAACAGTTTCCCGACGTGAGGTGCGAAGACGGGCCGGGAAGGGAGGAGACCCAGGAGCGGCTGGGCGGGGCTAACGCACCCGTCACTCCACAGCGAGGATCACGTCTCCGCCCTCCTGGACCTGCGCGGAGACGTGTCCCGAGAGCAGCGCCTGGCCGCACTCAGCTCTCTGCGGGCCGGCCCGCAGCCCTCGCCCCAGGCTGGTCGCCGAGCACTTTTCAGCCTCGTGCCAACACCTGCACCCTCGCTGGCCTCCTGCTTCCCCTCAGGGTCCTGTGCCTGACCCCTGACTGCCCGCAGAATAAAGTCACGTCCCCGTACGCCTGA
- the EXOC3L1 gene encoding exocyst complex component 3-like protein isoform X4, with protein sequence MDSAARDKTQPALPTGSSCPGLEWPEQERAEQLARGAALKWASGIFYRPEQLARLGQYRNREVQRTCSLEARIKSVVQSYLEGVKTGVWQLAQALEAVQGAREALGQARGLLRDMAEAAQTLEPLREQVVEHKQLQALSQLLPRLRAVPAAVAHTQTLIDAQRLLEAYVSLRELEQLQEETCVPLGGLELPVFEGLGPLAEALGQAVEAAAGAAGQLARENPALLVAAVRVAEVDAGCTTSLEQAPRDWRQRCLRALQQGLERVHFGTSLQPGPGELAKWLEALRVALPAELAMAEALVAPCCPPHYKVVQLWAHTLHGGLRRCLQQLLEGPELEEADTFTLLHWVLHVYQGPEMMGSLELGPEADVSDLEPLLTLENIEQLEATFVAKVQAKVAQWLQKALDGEVVEWGREQEPDTDLSGFYHSPLPAIVLQILEENIRVTRIVSVSLEQRVHGMALSELSAFLRSFTDALIQFSRDHLRGEAVVPHYVPYLLATLNHQLALSSSVSVLQPKWVVPGVLAPVEAELDKLQKRICRLVLEALLAELQPLFAALPSRRWLSSPELLDDVCKRTARFCQNFQHVRNPAVQLLLVEAERTVVLQYLSALMQGRLVCRGADERTQAAERMQHDAAQLQELFLGLGLEESVQCVPVLLALKELLNLRDPTLLGLEVAGLRQQFPDVSEDHVSALLDLRGDVSREQRLAALSSLRAGPQPSPQAGRRALFSLVPTPAPSLASCFPSGSCA encoded by the exons atggACTCGGCAGCCAGGGACAAAACGCAACCCGCACTCCCCACTG GCTCTTCCTGCCCAGGGCTGGAGTGGCCGGAGCAGGAAAGGGCGGAGCAGCTGGCCCGGGGTGCAGCACTCAAGTGGGCCTCGGGCATCTTCTACCGGCCAGAGCAGCTGGCCAGGCTGGGTCAGTACCGGAACCGTGAGGTGCAGCGGACCTGTTCTCTGGAAGCGCGCATCAAG TCGGTGGTGCAGTCATACCTGGAGGGTGTGAAGACCGGGGTGTGGCAGCTGGCCCAGGCCCTTGAGGCCGTACAGGGAGCCCGTGAGGCCCTGGGCCAGGCCCGTGGGCTGCTCCGGGATATGGCTGAGGCTGCACAGACCCTAGAACCCCTGCGGGAGCAGGTTGTGGAACACAAACAACTGCAGGCCCTGTCTCAGCTGTTGCCCCGGCTGCGAGCTG TGCCAGCTGCAGTGGCCCACACACAGACCCTGATTGATGCCCAGCGGCTCTTGGAGGCCTATGTGAGCCTTCGGGAACTGGAGCAGCTGCAAGAGGAGACGTGCGTACCTCTTGGGGGCCTGGAGTTGCCAGTCTTTGAGGGGCTGGGCCCTCTGGCTGAGGCTCTGGGCCAGGCTGTGGAAGCGGCCGCAGGGGCTGCAGGGCAGCTGGCCCGGGAGAACCCAGCCTTGCTGGTGGCTGCTGTGCGTGTGGCCGAGGTGGATGCTGGGTGCACCACCTCCCTGGAGCAGGCTCCACGGGACTGGCGGCAGCGCTGTCTGCGTGCACTACAGCAGGGCTTGGAGCGGGTCCACTTCGGGACATCTCTGCAGCCTGGGCCTGGGGAACTAGCAAAGTGGCTGGAGGCTCTGCGGGTGGCTCTGCCAGCTGAGTTGGCCATGGCTGAGGCTCTGGTAGCACCCTGCTGCCCACCACACTACAAAGTTGTCCAGTTGTGGGCCCACACCCTGCATGGAGGCCTGCGGCGCTGCCTGCAGCAACTCCTGGAAGGGCCTGAGTTGGAAGAAGCCGACACCTTCACCCTGCTGCACTGGGTGCTGCATGTGTACCAGGG GCCAGAAATGATGGGGAGCCTGGAGTTGGGGCCTGAGGCTGACGTGTCTGATCTGGAGCCTCTCCTGACCCTGGAAAACATTGAGCAGCTGGAGGCAACATTTGTGGCCAAAGTCCAG GCAAAGGTGGCCCAGTGGCTGCAGAAGGCACTGGATGGGGAGGTAGTCGAGTGGGGCCGAGAGCAGGAACCCGACACAGACCTGTCTGGCTTCTACCACTCGCCATTGCCAGCCATCGTGCTGCAG ATCCTGGAAGAGAACATTCGTGTGACCAGAATAGTCAGTGTGTCACTGGAGCAGCGGGTGCATGGCATGGCACTATCAGAACTGAGTGCCTTCCTGAGGAG CTTCACCGATGCTCTGATCCAATTCTCCCGAGACCATCTCAGGGGGGAAGCAGTGGTCCCTCATTACGTGCCCTACCTACTGGCCACCCTCAACCACCAGTTAGCACTCAG CTCCTCCGTATCCGTCCTGCAGCCCAAATGGGTGGTTCCCGGAGTCTTGGCTCCGGTGGAGGCAGAGCTGGACAAGTTGCAGAAGAGGATCTGTCGCCTGGTGTTGGAGGCGCTGCTGGCGGAGCTACAG CCCCTATTCGCGGCTCTGCCCTCGCGTCGCTGGCTCTCAAGCCCAGAGCTGCTGGATGACGTGTGCAAGCGGACGGCGCGATTCTGCCAGAACTTTCAGCACGTGCGGAATCCCGCGGTCCAG CTGTTGCTGGTCGAGGCGGAGCGTACGGTGGTGCTGCAGTACTTAAGTGCGCTGATGCAAGGCCGCCTAGTCTGCCGCGGTGCTGACGAGAGGACCCAGGCGGCCGAGCGCATGCAGCACGATGCGGCCCAGCTTCAGGAGCTTTTCCTCGGTTTG GGCCTGGAGGAGAGCGTTCAGTGTGTGCCAGTGCTGCTTGCATTGAAGGAGCTGCTGAACCTCCGCGACCCCACGCTACTTGGCCTCGAGGTGGCAGGCTTGCGGCAACAGTTTCCCGACGTGAG CGAGGATCACGTCTCCGCCCTCCTGGACCTGCGCGGAGACGTGTCCCGAGAGCAGCGCCTGGCCGCACTCAGCTCTCTGCGGGCCGGCCCGCAGCCCTCGCCCCAGGCTGGTCGCCGAGCACTTTTCAGCCTCGTGCCAACACCTGCACCCTCGCTGGCCTCCTGCTTCCCCTCAGGGTCCTGTGCCTGA